A genome region from Primulina eburnea isolate SZY01 chromosome 9, ASM2296580v1, whole genome shotgun sequence includes the following:
- the LOC140841095 gene encoding cell number regulator 6-like, with protein sequence MEEELKHASAYVKLKRDQVPLEDITPGELNQPVDVPQLHVHKCNECGQPLPESYRAPADEPWSTGIFACTQDTESCWTGLCCPCVLFGRNFEQVRDDATTWTGPCICHAVFVEGGLALAAATAALHGFIDPGTTCLIWEGLFFSWWMCGIYTGLVRQSLQKKYHLENSPCDPCMVHCCMHWCAICQEHREMKARLEDDAITPMTIVNPPPVQEMNASGDSQDSPSRNNTERVTVEMQAL encoded by the exons ATGGAGGAGGAACTGAAGCATGCGTCTGCGTATGTGAAGTTGAAGAGGGATCAGGTGCCGCTTGAAGACATTACTCCCGGAGAGCTAAATCAGCCCGTTGATGTTCCTCAG TTGCACGTCCACAAGTGCAATGAATGTGGACAGCCTTTACCAGAAAGCTATCGGGCCCCTGCAGATGAACCTTGGAGTACTGGGATTTTTGCATGTACTCAAGATACAGAAAGTT GCTGGACGGGACTATGCTGTCCCTGTGTTTTGTTTGGTCGTAACTTTGAACAAGTGAGAGACGACGCAACAACATGGACTGGGCCCTGCATTTGTCATGCCGTGTTTGTGGAGGGTGGCCTAGCACTTGCTGCAGCAACAGCAGCCCTACACGGTTTTATTGACCCGGGGACTACCTGCCTCATATGGGAGGGTTTGTTTTTCAGTTGGTGGATGTGTGGAATATATACCGGCCTTGTACGTCAGTCATTGCAGAAGAAATACCATCTCGAG AACTCGCCTTGCGACCCTTGCATGGTGCATTGCTGTATGCATTGGTGTGCAATCTGCCAGGAGCACAGAGAAATGAAGGCTCGCCTAGAAGATGATGCTATAACCCCAATGACCATTGTGAATCCGCCTCCGGTTCAAGAAATGAATGCTTCTGGTGATAGTCAGGATTCGCCCTCTAGGAACAATACCGAGCGAGTTACTGTAGAGATGCAAGCTTTATAG